From one Streptococcus oralis genomic stretch:
- a CDS encoding primosomal protein N', with protein sequence MAIAKIIVDVPLMQTDQPYSYKVPEEFVEMLEVGMRVHVPFGKGNRLIQGIVLGLESQSDEEMEGQDLKEIAEVLDFSPVLTQEQLWLAEELRKSVFSYKISILKAMLPGFLNSSYDKILYPLEGLSQADRERLFGSEASLAFSSLDLAKQAEMMRLTRKGLLRLEYQAVDQKKVKTQSWYEVDATQLERIEISARAKKKAELRDYLLSHPESAPLASLLESYSREQVNFFVEQGALTLVQKEVQRSAAYFEGIEASTPLELNPEQRQARDAVVSAIGSQQPPFLLQGITGSGKTEVYLQIIQGALDKGKTAILLVPEISLTPQMTERFIARFGEKVAILHSGLSNGEKYDEWRKVERGDAQVVVGARSAIFAPLKNLGVIIIDEEHEASYKQDSNPRYHAREVAILRAQYNQAALVLGSATPSLESRARAGKGVYQHLRLTQRANPLATIPEVQVIDFRDYIGQNETSNFTPPLLEAIRDRLDKKEQAVLMLNRRGYSSFVMCRECGTVDSCPNCDISLTLHMDTKTMNCHYCGFSKGIPHVCPNCQSRSIRYYGTGTQKAYDELADLFPQARILRMDVDTTRKKGSHQVLLDQFGRGEADILLGTQMIAKGLDFPNVTLVGVLNADTALNLPDFRSSERTFQLLTQVAGRAGRAEKAGQVLIQSYNPEHYAIRFAKDQDYEGFYAYEMSIRRQLGYPPYYFTIGITLSHKKEEEVVKRVYEVMGILRSGLSETSKILGPTPKPIARTHNLYHYQILIKYRLEDELGPTLNQVLALTQERENSELRLSIDHEPQQFL encoded by the coding sequence ATGGCAATCGCAAAGATTATTGTGGATGTTCCCCTTATGCAGACGGACCAGCCCTATAGTTATAAGGTCCCTGAGGAATTTGTAGAGATGCTGGAAGTCGGTATGCGGGTTCATGTCCCCTTCGGAAAGGGTAATCGTTTGATACAAGGGATTGTGCTTGGCCTGGAGTCCCAGTCGGATGAAGAGATGGAAGGTCAGGACTTGAAGGAGATTGCAGAGGTGCTAGACTTTTCTCCCGTCTTGACTCAAGAGCAACTCTGGCTGGCTGAGGAGTTACGCAAGTCTGTCTTTTCTTATAAAATCTCCATTCTAAAAGCCATGTTGCCGGGATTTTTAAACTCCAGTTATGATAAGATTCTTTATCCTTTAGAAGGTCTCAGTCAGGCAGACCGAGAGCGTTTGTTTGGTTCAGAAGCTTCGCTCGCCTTTTCTTCTCTAGATTTGGCCAAACAGGCAGAAATGATGCGCTTGACTAGAAAAGGGCTACTCCGTTTAGAATACCAGGCAGTCGATCAAAAGAAGGTCAAGACCCAGTCTTGGTATGAGGTTGATGCTACTCAGCTAGAGCGGATTGAGATTTCTGCGCGTGCTAAGAAAAAGGCAGAGCTGAGAGATTATCTGCTGTCTCATCCTGAAAGTGCTCCTCTGGCTAGCTTGTTAGAATCCTACTCACGGGAGCAAGTCAACTTTTTTGTGGAGCAAGGAGCTTTAACTCTAGTCCAAAAGGAAGTGCAACGTTCAGCTGCTTATTTTGAAGGCATTGAAGCAAGTACACCTTTGGAGCTGAACCCAGAGCAAAGACAAGCTCGCGATGCGGTTGTCAGTGCTATTGGTAGTCAACAGCCTCCATTCCTCCTTCAAGGGATTACAGGAAGTGGGAAAACGGAGGTTTACTTGCAGATTATCCAAGGAGCCTTGGATAAGGGTAAGACGGCTATTTTGCTGGTGCCTGAGATTTCTCTGACGCCACAAATGACGGAGCGTTTTATTGCTCGATTTGGTGAGAAAGTAGCCATTCTTCACTCAGGCCTGTCCAATGGTGAAAAGTACGACGAATGGCGCAAGGTTGAGCGTGGCGATGCCCAAGTTGTTGTTGGCGCTCGATCAGCTATCTTTGCTCCTTTGAAAAATCTAGGTGTTATAATTATCGACGAAGAGCATGAAGCTAGCTACAAACAAGACAGCAATCCCCGTTATCATGCTAGAGAGGTCGCCATTCTACGGGCCCAGTACAATCAAGCAGCCCTAGTCCTTGGCTCAGCGACACCGAGCTTAGAGAGCCGTGCGCGTGCTGGAAAAGGTGTCTATCAACACTTACGTCTGACCCAACGGGCCAATCCTTTAGCCACTATTCCTGAAGTTCAAGTGATTGACTTTCGGGACTATATCGGGCAGAATGAGACATCAAACTTTACGCCTCCTTTGCTAGAGGCCATTCGAGACCGTTTGGATAAAAAAGAACAGGCAGTCCTCATGCTCAACCGTCGGGGTTATTCTAGTTTTGTTATGTGTCGGGAGTGTGGAACGGTAGATAGCTGTCCCAACTGTGATATTTCTCTGACTCTCCACATGGATACCAAGACCATGAACTGCCATTACTGTGGTTTTTCGAAGGGGATTCCTCATGTCTGTCCCAACTGTCAGAGTCGCAGTATTCGTTACTATGGGACGGGGACTCAGAAAGCCTACGATGAGCTAGCAGATCTCTTTCCTCAGGCCCGCATTCTGCGGATGGATGTGGATACGACCCGCAAGAAAGGCAGTCACCAAGTTCTTCTTGACCAGTTTGGCCGAGGGGAAGCAGATATCTTGTTGGGAACTCAGATGATTGCTAAGGGCTTGGATTTTCCCAATGTGACCCTAGTCGGAGTGCTCAATGCGGATACGGCCCTAAACTTGCCTGATTTCCGTTCTTCTGAGAGAACCTTCCAACTCTTAACCCAGGTGGCAGGCCGTGCAGGTCGGGCTGAAAAAGCTGGGCAGGTCTTGATCCAGTCTTACAATCCGGAACACTATGCCATTCGTTTTGCCAAAGATCAGGACTACGAAGGTTTTTATGCTTATGAAATGAGTATCAGGCGCCAACTCGGCTATCCGCCTTATTATTTTACGATTGGGATTACCCTCTCTCACAAGAAAGAAGAAGAGGTTGTCAAACGTGTCTATGAGGTCATGGGAATTTTGCGCTCAGGTTTATCGGAAACTAGTAAAATCCTTGGACCAACGCCAAAACCCATTGCCCGTACCCACAACCTTTATCATTACCAGATTTTGATTAAATACCGTTTAGAAGATGAGCTGGGTCCAACCCTCAACCAGGTCTTGGCCTTGACTCAAGAACGTGAAAATAGCGAGCTTCGTCTCAGCATTGACCACGAACCGCAGCAATTTTTATAA
- the rpoZ gene encoding DNA-directed RNA polymerase subunit omega has translation MMLKPSIDTLLDKVPSKYSLVILEAKRAHELEAGAPATQEFKSEKSTLRALEEIESGNVTIHPDPEGKREAVRLRIEEEKRRKEEEEKKIKEQIAKEKEDGEKI, from the coding sequence ATGATGTTAAAACCCTCTATTGATACCTTGCTGGACAAGGTACCATCAAAATATTCACTCGTAATCTTGGAAGCAAAACGCGCCCACGAACTAGAAGCAGGAGCGCCAGCAACTCAAGAGTTTAAGTCTGAAAAATCAACTCTTCGCGCTTTGGAAGAAATCGAGTCTGGAAATGTAACCATTCACCCAGATCCAGAAGGAAAACGTGAAGCGGTTCGTCTCCGTATCGAAGAAGAAAAACGCCGCAAAGAAGAAGAAGAAAAGAAAATCAAAGAGCAAATCGCTAAAGAAAAAGAAGATGGTGAAAAAATTTAA
- the gmk gene encoding guanylate kinase: MADRGLLIVFSGPSGVGKGTVRREIFESSENQFQYSVSMTTRAQRPGEVDGVDYFFRTREEFEELIRQGQMLEYAEYVGNYYGTPLTYVNETLDKGIDVFLEIEVQGALQVKKKVPDAVFIFLTPPDLDELQDRLVGRGTDSAEVIAQRIEKAKEEIALMREYDYAIVNDQVPLAAERVKRVIEAEHFRVDRVIGHYQEMLPKSPTTR, translated from the coding sequence ATGGCAGACCGAGGCTTGCTAATCGTTTTTTCTGGTCCTTCAGGAGTTGGGAAAGGAACGGTTAGAAGAGAGATTTTTGAGAGTTCTGAGAATCAATTTCAATATTCTGTATCGATGACGACGCGCGCGCAACGTCCTGGTGAAGTGGACGGAGTGGACTATTTCTTCCGTACTCGGGAAGAGTTTGAAGAGCTGATCCGTCAAGGCCAGATGTTGGAATATGCAGAATATGTCGGTAACTACTATGGAACTCCTCTGACCTATGTCAACGAAACCCTAGATAAGGGAATCGATGTCTTTCTTGAGATTGAAGTCCAAGGAGCCCTTCAGGTTAAGAAAAAGGTTCCAGATGCTGTCTTTATCTTTTTAACGCCACCAGACTTGGATGAATTGCAAGATCGTTTGGTAGGTCGTGGTACAGATAGTGCTGAAGTGATTGCCCAACGAATCGAAAAAGCCAAGGAAGAAATTGCCCTCATGCGTGAGTATGATTATGCCATTGTCAACGATCAGGTGCCCCTCGCTGCTGAACGTGTCAAGCGTGTAATCGAAGCAGAACACTTCCGTGTGGACCGTGTCATTGGTCACTACCAGGAGATGTTGCCAAAATCTCCAACTACTCGATAA
- a CDS encoding DUF4839 domain-containing protein, with amino-acid sequence MGVYKGKSVDEAIENGLLDLNLKKEDVHIHVIEKGQAGIFGFFEKEAEVEITPLTEKELKLKKLAPYLSAGGFVILILFFILIGVSQNNKSNSSTSLSSSTNPSSVTEKSTEKTTKPSSTSKESSTSSSSQSSSTSSSSNSVETSSTSPSQSSTITIENNSEFQALLQTEDQSTITDFVQKYKGKTIEFDGNFADLAKVKSKYDILIHSGDYHPDEATGPNFKFIEINLISNPVFKPFNGENIRKGQNVHIKAKVGAYNATQDLIYLSPIEVSPR; translated from the coding sequence ATGGGAGTTTATAAAGGAAAATCTGTTGATGAGGCAATCGAAAATGGTTTATTAGATTTAAACCTCAAAAAAGAAGATGTTCATATACACGTTATTGAAAAAGGCCAAGCTGGAATCTTTGGTTTTTTTGAAAAAGAAGCTGAGGTAGAAATAACACCTTTAACTGAGAAGGAACTCAAATTAAAGAAATTAGCTCCGTATTTGAGTGCTGGAGGTTTTGTTATTTTAATTTTATTTTTTATCTTAATTGGAGTAAGCCAAAATAACAAATCTAATTCGTCTACTTCTTTGTCTTCATCTACAAATCCTAGTTCAGTTACAGAAAAATCTACTGAAAAAACTACTAAACCTTCATCTACCTCTAAAGAATCCTCAACAAGTTCAAGTAGCCAATCTAGTTCAACTAGTTCATCATCAAACTCTGTTGAAACTTCGTCAACTAGCCCCTCACAATCTTCAACAATTACCATAGAAAACAACTCCGAATTTCAAGCGCTACTACAAACAGAGGACCAAAGTACAATAACAGATTTTGTACAAAAATATAAAGGTAAAACGATTGAATTTGATGGAAATTTTGCTGATTTAGCTAAGGTGAAGTCAAAGTATGATATCCTTATTCATTCTGGAGATTATCATCCTGATGAAGCAACTGGACCTAATTTTAAATTTATTGAAATTAACCTTATTTCTAACCCTGTTTTCAAACCATTCAATGGTGAAAATATCAGAAAAGGACAAAATGTTCATATAAAGGCCAAAGTTGGAGCCTATAATGCCACACAAGATTTAATTTACTTATCTCCAATTGAGGTCTCGCCTAGATAA
- a CDS encoding ribonuclease Y: MEIMTLAIAVFAVIIGLVIGYVSISAKMKSSQEAAELMLLNAEQEATNLRGQAEREADLLLNEAKSESKSLKKEALLEAKEEARKYREEVDAEFKSERQELKQIESRLTERATSLDRKDDNLTNKEKTLEQKEQSISDRAKNLDAREEQLEEVERQKEAELERISSLSQTEARDIILAQTEENLSKEIASRIREAEQEVKERSDKIAKDILVQAMQRIAGDYVAESTNSTVHLPDDTMKGRIIGREGRNIRTFESLTGVDVIIDDTPEVVTLSGFDPIRREIARMTMEMLLKDGRIHPARIEELVEKNRQEIDNKIREYGEAAAYEIGAPNLHPDLMKIVGRLQFRTSYGQNVLRHSIEVAKLSGIIASELGENAALARRAGFLHDIGKAIDREVEGSHVEIGTELARKYKEHPVVVNTIASHHGDVEAESVIAVIVAAADALSAARPGARSESLESYIKRLHDLEEIANGFEGVQNSFALQAGREIRIMVNPGQIKDDKVTILAHKVREKIENNLDYPGNIKVTVIRELRAVDYAK, translated from the coding sequence ATGGAAATCATGACACTTGCGATTGCTGTTTTTGCCGTCATCATTGGTTTAGTCATTGGATATGTCAGCATCTCAGCTAAGATGAAATCATCTCAAGAGGCTGCAGAGTTGATGCTTCTAAATGCTGAACAAGAAGCAACTAATTTACGAGGACAAGCTGAGCGCGAAGCGGATTTATTACTAAATGAAGCCAAGAGCGAAAGCAAGTCTCTTAAAAAAGAAGCACTATTGGAGGCCAAAGAGGAAGCCAGAAAATACCGTGAAGAAGTGGACGCTGAATTTAAGTCAGAACGTCAGGAGCTCAAGCAAATTGAAAGTCGTTTGACGGAGAGAGCTACGAGCCTTGACCGTAAGGACGACAATTTGACGAACAAAGAAAAAACACTTGAACAAAAAGAACAAAGTATTTCTGATAGAGCAAAAAACCTTGATGCACGTGAAGAGCAATTAGAGGAAGTCGAAAGACAAAAAGAAGCTGAACTTGAACGTATCAGTTCCCTTTCCCAAACTGAGGCTCGAGATATTATCTTGGCTCAAACAGAGGAAAACTTGAGCAAGGAAATTGCTAGTCGCATTCGTGAGGCTGAGCAAGAGGTGAAGGAACGTTCAGACAAGATTGCCAAAGATATCTTGGTTCAGGCTATGCAGCGTATCGCTGGTGACTATGTAGCAGAGTCAACAAACTCGACAGTTCACCTACCAGATGATACCATGAAGGGGCGCATTATCGGTCGTGAAGGTCGCAATATTCGTACCTTTGAAAGTTTGACAGGGGTAGATGTCATCATCGACGACACGCCAGAAGTGGTAACCTTGTCAGGATTTGATCCGATTCGACGTGAGATTGCTCGTATGACTATGGAAATGTTGCTCAAGGATGGCCGCATCCACCCAGCTCGTATCGAGGAGTTGGTGGAGAAAAACCGTCAAGAGATTGACAATAAGATCCGTGAATACGGTGAGGCTGCTGCCTATGAGATTGGTGCGCCAAACCTTCATCCAGACTTGATGAAGATTGTGGGACGCTTGCAGTTCCGTACTTCTTATGGACAAAATGTCTTGCGTCATTCGATTGAAGTCGCTAAGTTGTCTGGTATCATCGCCAGTGAACTTGGTGAAAATGCAGCTCTTGCCCGTCGTGCTGGGTTCCTTCATGACATCGGGAAAGCTATTGATCGCGAGGTTGAAGGTAGCCACGTTGAGATTGGTACGGAGTTGGCTCGTAAGTACAAGGAACACCCAGTTGTAGTGAATACTATTGCTAGCCACCACGGTGATGTCGAAGCCGAAAGCGTCATTGCGGTGATCGTTGCTGCAGCAGATGCCTTGAGTGCAGCGCGTCCAGGTGCTCGTAGTGAATCTCTTGAAAGCTACATCAAGCGTCTCCATGATTTGGAAGAAATCGCAAATGGCTTTGAAGGAGTGCAAAATAGCTTTGCTCTTCAAGCAGGACGTGAAATCCGTATCATGGTTAATCCAGGACAAATCAAAGACGACAAAGTCACAATCTTGGCTCACAAAGTTCGTGAGAAAATTGAAAACAATCTCGATTACCCAGGAAATATCAAGGTAACCGTGATTCGCGAACTTCGTGCAGTAGATTATGCTAAATAA
- a CDS encoding P-loop NTPase fold protein — protein sequence MKNIMMRILNFILNFKPLKYLLKRPSWSSNVRVVEWYKIFIASIWVLYLALEIEQFKRFVLPIYKFVSNYNILKDIISILYANRVIILLALTIPTILFWFLDIIFKKVSYKKLDPELFPEYDLDDYPYQTYLVEFLNSSDSIHNVFWLDGSWGSGKTFFIKTFFENQIYKKKEIYYISCFGIKTREQAEKILINEIEKQSILGNLDFIPLVGGVFKWFFKTVGTDLMKRDSIIIFDDFERVSYAETSDNPSDYNDLLGYIDYLSENKRFKIIVILNIKEIGSAERLIYSKFKLNQNKMVSAEEVIDNILKKSKLRDDDFGKMLSLIFKIHYVDIGERVVEDKNKDSKLKKLSLREFQKSLEKLSNITDNNEKADYIINWMNGWEETDSILVLFFQCYKYFNGIDMYNKLFESNGYFHFEMLAKIVDFNIEDLIASSDVYLNVDGNSYNKKKDYLSQLLSCLWEIGLRNLFLSEEFKDIFYSDYNYSSYEIEERLVEIYYDVLDKNIKDDYRINNIEKLENPEYQNFIKKCLPLESKGQITINQIPLDNLVLSDS from the coding sequence ATGAAAAATATAATGATGAGGATTCTTAATTTTATTCTGAATTTCAAACCATTGAAATATTTATTGAAAAGACCATCATGGAGTAGTAATGTAAGAGTTGTTGAATGGTACAAAATATTTATAGCCAGTATATGGGTACTGTATCTTGCACTGGAGATTGAACAATTTAAACGCTTTGTTTTGCCTATCTATAAATTTGTATCTAATTATAATATTTTAAAAGATATTATTTCGATTTTGTATGCGAATCGTGTAATAATATTGTTAGCACTGACTATACCAACAATACTATTCTGGTTTTTAGACATAATTTTTAAAAAAGTTAGTTATAAGAAACTGGACCCAGAGCTATTTCCGGAATATGACTTGGATGACTATCCTTATCAAACTTATCTGGTGGAGTTTTTAAATAGTTCAGATTCTATTCATAATGTGTTCTGGTTGGATGGTTCTTGGGGGAGTGGGAAAACATTTTTTATAAAGACGTTTTTTGAAAATCAAATTTACAAAAAGAAAGAAATCTACTATATTTCCTGCTTTGGGATAAAAACAAGAGAGCAAGCCGAGAAAATATTGATCAATGAAATAGAAAAACAATCCATACTCGGAAATTTGGACTTTATTCCACTTGTTGGAGGAGTTTTTAAATGGTTCTTTAAAACAGTTGGAACGGATTTGATGAAGCGAGATTCTATCATTATTTTTGATGATTTCGAACGGGTTTCATATGCAGAAACATCAGATAACCCTTCAGATTACAATGATTTATTGGGTTATATTGACTATCTTTCTGAGAATAAAAGATTTAAAATTATTGTAATTTTAAATATTAAGGAAATAGGGTCAGCAGAGAGACTCATTTATAGTAAATTTAAGTTAAATCAAAATAAAATGGTATCTGCAGAAGAAGTCATAGATAATATTTTGAAAAAGAGTAAATTGAGAGATGATGACTTTGGAAAAATGTTATCATTGATTTTTAAAATTCATTATGTAGATATAGGTGAAAGAGTTGTAGAAGATAAAAATAAAGATTCAAAACTAAAAAAACTAAGCTTGAGAGAGTTCCAGAAGTCGTTAGAAAAACTTTCAAATATAACTGATAATAATGAGAAAGCAGACTACATTATCAATTGGATGAATGGTTGGGAAGAAACAGATAGTATTCTAGTATTATTTTTTCAATGTTATAAATATTTTAATGGCATAGATATGTATAACAAGTTATTTGAGTCTAACGGATATTTTCATTTTGAAATGTTAGCAAAGATTGTAGATTTTAATATTGAGGATCTTATAGCAAGTTCAGATGTTTATTTGAACGTAGATGGAAACTCATATAATAAGAAAAAGGACTATCTTTCTCAACTTTTATCGTGTTTATGGGAGATAGGGCTAAGAAATTTATTTTTATCAGAAGAATTTAAGGATATATTTTATAGTGACTATAATTATTCTAGTTATGAAATAGAGGAGCGTCTAGTTGAAATATACTATGATGTTTTAGACAAGAATATAAAAGATGATTATCGAATTAATAACATAGAGAAACTAGAAAATCCAGAATATCAGAACTTTATAAAAAAATGCCTACCTTTGGAATCAAAAGGGCAAATTACAATTAATCAAATTCCACTAGATAACTTAGTATTAAGTGATAGCTGA
- a CDS encoding Txe/YoeB family addiction module toxin has protein sequence MLLKFTEDAWADYCYWQTQDKKTLKRINMLIKDIQRDPFSGIGKPEPLKYDYQGAWSRRIDAENRLIYMMDGDSIAFLSFKYHY, from the coding sequence ATGCTGCTCAAGTTTACAGAAGATGCCTGGGCAGATTATTGCTATTGGCAAACTCAGGATAAGAAGACATTAAAAAGAATCAACATGCTAATCAAGGATATTCAACGCGATCCTTTTTCAGGAATTGGGAAACCAGAACCGCTCAAGTATGATTATCAAGGAGCTTGGTCACGACGTATTGATGCAGAAAATCGCTTGATTTATATGATGGATGGAGATAGCATCGCTTTCTTGTCCTTCAAATATCACTACTAA
- a CDS encoding type II toxin-antitoxin system Phd/YefM family antitoxin — translation MEAVLYSTFRNHLKDYMKKVNEEFEPLTVVNKNPDEDIVVLSKSEWDSIQETLRIAQNKELSDKVLRGISQVRAGSTQVHVIEE, via the coding sequence ATGGAAGCAGTTCTTTATTCAACATTCCGAAATCATTTAAAAGACTACATGAAAAAGGTAAATGAAGAATTTGAGCCTTTGACGGTGGTCAATAAAAATCCTGATGAGGATATTGTTGTCCTTTCAAAGAGCGAGTGGGATAGTATTCAAGAAACCTTGAGAATCGCTCAGAACAAGGAGCTTTCTGACAAGGTCTTGCGAGGAATTTCTCAAGTCCGAGCTGGAAGTACTCAGGTCCATGTTATTGAGGAGTGA